In Mucilaginibacter celer, one DNA window encodes the following:
- the infB gene encoding translation initiation factor IF-2, whose product MSEDKSIKLIKAVKELNIGMGTLVDYLATKGYKVDKHPMAKLDNDMYNALLKEFAVDKSIKEEAKQISIGKIRKEEPAAQFPEKPVENRRSRDFENEEILIKNAGQFAQPQVEKPKPAAEPAAPAAQAPARSEERNDVLPGVKIVGKIDLNNLNAKPQPQAEKPVEKPVEVVKQPEPVAATPAPAPVEPKVEAPKPVAAPEPPKVETPKAPVAEAPKAEEPKAPVAQAPAPAAAAQTPAPVAPAAPAETPAAADDNQEPDVIRAKAERLTGPNIIGKIQLPVNAPKRNPVASSSNSNNNQADHKRKRKRKDNQGGPQQGGGNHPHGQHGQQGGGNQQQGQQGGGTINPNRPDFRNRTHGAPGNSAPGQGGGGHHGGGGHHGGANRPDFRNNRNNPPQNTTPKEEPSEKDIQDQIKATLARLSGAGKSGKFAQRAKFRRQKRDDVAASAEELAMEQELQSKVLKVTEFVTANELASMMDVSVTQIISTCMSLGMFVSINQRLDAETLSIVADEFGYQVEFVKPQDEEANLDQPDDPADLVPRAPIVTIMGHVDHGKTSLLDFIRKTNVIGGEAGGITQHIGAYEVTLPDNKGKITFLDTPGHEAFTAMRARGAQVTDIVIIVIAADDSVMPQTREAINHAQAAGAPIIFAFNKIDKPGANADKVREQLSAMNILVEEWGGKYQSQEISAKTGLNVDLLLEKVLLEAEILELKANPNKRAVGTVIEAALDKGRGIVTTVLVQSGRLKVGDPILAGCYSGRVKALTNERGQRVDSAGPSTPVQVLGMQGAPTAGDKFNALESEVEAREIANKRLQLQREQGLRTQKHITLDEIGRRLAVGNFKELNIIVKGDVDGSIEALSDSLLKLSTEQIQVNIISKAVGQISESDVLLASASDAIIIGFQVRPSTGARKLAEAEQIDIRLYSIIYDAINEIKAAMEGMLAPTFEEKIVANVEIRETFKISKVGTIAGCMVLDGKINRNSKIRIIRDGVVIYTGELASLKRYKDDVKEVSQGYECGLNIANFNNIEVGDIVEAYENVEVKRKLA is encoded by the coding sequence ATGTCAGAAGACAAATCCATAAAATTAATTAAAGCAGTAAAAGAACTGAACATTGGCATGGGTACCCTTGTCGATTATTTAGCAACCAAAGGATACAAGGTTGACAAGCATCCTATGGCCAAGCTGGATAACGACATGTACAACGCGCTGTTGAAGGAATTTGCTGTTGACAAAAGTATTAAGGAGGAAGCTAAGCAGATCAGTATCGGAAAGATAAGGAAAGAAGAGCCTGCTGCACAGTTTCCTGAAAAGCCGGTTGAGAACCGCCGTTCGCGCGATTTTGAGAACGAAGAGATACTGATCAAGAACGCAGGGCAATTTGCACAGCCACAGGTTGAAAAACCTAAACCTGCTGCCGAGCCTGCAGCTCCGGCTGCACAGGCCCCTGCCCGTTCTGAAGAGCGCAATGACGTATTACCGGGTGTTAAGATAGTTGGGAAAATTGACCTTAACAACCTGAATGCTAAACCACAGCCGCAGGCCGAAAAACCTGTTGAGAAACCTGTGGAAGTTGTTAAACAGCCAGAGCCGGTTGCAGCAACGCCTGCACCCGCACCTGTTGAGCCAAAAGTTGAGGCGCCAAAACCGGTGGCAGCACCAGAACCGCCTAAGGTTGAAACACCTAAAGCACCTGTTGCCGAAGCACCAAAGGCAGAAGAGCCGAAAGCCCCGGTTGCCCAGGCGCCGGCACCAGCTGCGGCTGCGCAAACTCCTGCGCCTGTAGCACCAGCCGCCCCTGCCGAAACACCGGCCGCAGCTGATGATAACCAGGAACCAGATGTGATCCGTGCTAAAGCCGAGCGCTTAACCGGACCGAATATTATTGGTAAGATCCAGTTACCGGTAAATGCGCCAAAACGCAACCCGGTGGCTTCGTCATCAAACTCAAATAATAACCAGGCCGATCATAAACGCAAACGCAAGCGTAAGGATAACCAGGGAGGTCCGCAGCAAGGTGGTGGTAACCATCCTCACGGTCAGCATGGCCAGCAGGGTGGCGGTAATCAGCAGCAAGGTCAGCAAGGTGGTGGTACTATCAATCCTAACCGTCCCGATTTCAGGAACCGTACTCACGGTGCACCTGGTAACAGTGCTCCTGGCCAGGGAGGTGGAGGTCATCATGGTGGCGGTGGTCATCACGGTGGTGCTAACCGTCCGGATTTCAGGAACAACCGCAATAATCCGCCGCAAAACACAACTCCGAAGGAAGAACCTTCAGAAAAAGATATACAAGACCAGATTAAGGCTACCCTTGCACGTTTAAGCGGCGCGGGTAAATCGGGCAAGTTTGCACAACGTGCCAAATTCCGTCGTCAAAAACGTGATGATGTTGCCGCAAGTGCCGAAGAACTGGCAATGGAGCAGGAACTTCAATCAAAAGTATTGAAGGTTACCGAATTCGTAACTGCCAACGAGTTGGCCAGCATGATGGATGTATCTGTAACGCAGATTATTTCAACCTGTATGAGCCTGGGTATGTTCGTATCCATTAACCAAAGGCTTGATGCCGAAACACTTTCTATCGTGGCCGACGAGTTTGGCTACCAGGTTGAATTTGTTAAACCACAGGATGAGGAAGCCAACCTTGACCAACCCGATGATCCGGCCGATCTGGTGCCACGTGCTCCTATAGTAACCATCATGGGCCACGTTGACCACGGTAAAACCTCATTGTTGGATTTTATCCGTAAAACCAACGTAATTGGCGGCGAAGCGGGTGGTATTACCCAGCACATTGGTGCCTACGAGGTAACCTTGCCAGATAATAAAGGAAAGATCACCTTCCTGGATACACCGGGTCACGAAGCGTTTACCGCTATGCGTGCCAGGGGTGCACAGGTTACGGATATAGTTATTATAGTGATAGCTGCCGATGATAGCGTGATGCCGCAAACCCGCGAGGCCATAAACCACGCGCAGGCTGCAGGCGCACCGATCATCTTCGCCTTTAACAAAATTGATAAGCCGGGTGCCAACGCCGATAAGGTAAGGGAACAATTATCGGCTATGAATATTTTGGTTGAAGAGTGGGGCGGTAAATACCAATCGCAGGAAATATCAGCCAAAACAGGCTTAAATGTTGACCTATTGTTGGAAAAAGTATTGCTTGAAGCCGAGATCCTTGAATTGAAAGCCAACCCTAATAAACGTGCCGTGGGTACTGTTATTGAGGCTGCGCTGGATAAAGGCCGTGGTATTGTAACAACGGTATTGGTACAATCAGGCCGCTTAAAAGTGGGCGATCCGATACTTGCAGGCTGTTACAGCGGGCGTGTAAAAGCCTTAACCAACGAGCGCGGCCAGCGTGTAGATTCGGCAGGGCCTTCAACACCGGTACAGGTGTTGGGTATGCAGGGCGCACCAACCGCGGGCGATAAATTCAACGCGCTTGAAAGCGAAGTTGAAGCACGTGAAATTGCCAACAAACGTTTGCAGTTACAACGCGAGCAGGGCTTACGTACCCAGAAACACATCACCCTTGATGAGATTGGCCGCAGGTTGGCAGTTGGTAACTTTAAGGAACTTAACATCATTGTTAAAGGTGACGTGGATGGTTCGATCGAGGCCTTATCAGATTCATTACTGAAACTATCTACCGAGCAGATCCAGGTGAACATCATTTCGAAAGCCGTGGGTCAGATCTCCGAATCAGACGTATTGCTTGCATCAGCATCTGATGCGATCATTATCGGTTTCCAGGTACGCCCATCAACAGGTGCACGTAAACTGGCCGAAGCCGAGCAGATCGATATCAGGCTGTACTCGATCATCTACGACGCGATCAACGAGATCAAAGCGGCGATGGAAGGTATGCTTGCGCCAACCTTTGAGGAGAAGATTGTGGCTAACGTTGAGATCCGCGAAACTTTCAAGATCAGCAAGGTTGGTACCATTGCAGGTTGTATGGTGTTGGATGGTAAAATTAACCGTAACAGCAAGATCCGCATCATCCGCGATGGTGTGGTAATTTACACCGGCGAACTGGCTTCACTGAAACGATATAAAGATGATGTGAAAGAAGTAAGCCAGGGTTACGAGTGCGGTTTAAACATTGCTAACTTTAACAATATTGAAGTAGGCGACATTGTTGAAGCTTACGAGAATGTGGAAGTTAAACGTAAGCTGGCTTAA
- a CDS encoding TonB-dependent receptor: protein MKKIYFLSFCFLILLKTAHAQQAAVKLLSVNFQQANIEQFATELEAKSGYRFFYDPMQFDSLKVTLQVNDKPLETILGLAFKNTVYRYAITKQQQVFLTRGREIQTGLAVGYFDITPANATTANTGVSSTDIDNAFNNKDSKIPEATTENKLYEIGIKTNTFEAGTATLSGYVKEAKSGESIVGASIYVTNTKTGVATDQFGYFTIRLPKGRQILSVRGIGMRDTRRQIMLYSDGKIIIEMQEQVTSLKEVKISAEKVANVRNVQLGVNKLDIKSIKQVPTVFGEADILRVVLTLPGVQSVGEATTGFNVRGGSADQNLILMNDATIYNPSHFFGFFSSFNPDIVKDIELYKSSIPERFGGRLSSVLDVTNRDGNKKKFTGSAGIGLITSRLNVEGPIIKDKTSFSFGGRTTYSDWLLKLLPDAYKHSQASFYDVNLDISHQFDDKNSLYLTTYLSRDKFKLNSDTSYGYSNKNINLKWKHNFNNKLFSVITTGIDRYQYDISSTVNPVNAYKLNFDVNQGNFKADFTYYRDRKNTIDFGVSSIYYKLHPGNFQPNSAQSLVAPDVVAAQKALESAVYLGDKFDVNEDFSISGGLRYSIYNYLGPQTVYRYAPNLPKTSSNFLDSTNYASGKFIKTYSGPEIRLSARYQLGDNLSIKGGYNTLRQYIHLLSNTTAIAPTDVWQLSDPNIKPQYGDQVSLGLYRNLKSNTIETSVEVYYKRLRDYLDYKSGANLVLNHHIETDVIGTEGKAYGVELLIKKTTGKANGWISYTYSRTFLRQNDPNAGELINGGAYYPANFDKPHDFNFIGNYRFSHRFSVSLNVTYSTGRPITLPIAKYEYGGSERVFYSDRNAYRIPDYFRSDFSMNIEGNHKVHQLTHNSFTIGVYNLTGRQNAYSTYFTEQGGVITGYKLSIFAKPIPFINYNIRF from the coding sequence ATGAAAAAAATTTACTTTCTAAGTTTCTGTTTTCTGATTTTATTAAAAACGGCCCACGCGCAGCAAGCCGCTGTAAAATTATTAAGTGTAAACTTTCAGCAGGCTAACATTGAACAATTTGCAACAGAACTGGAGGCCAAATCGGGCTATCGTTTTTTTTATGATCCGATGCAGTTTGATAGTTTAAAGGTTACCCTCCAGGTAAACGATAAACCGCTTGAAACCATATTGGGCCTTGCTTTTAAAAATACTGTTTACAGATATGCCATAACCAAACAGCAACAGGTTTTTTTAACCAGGGGCCGCGAAATACAAACCGGGCTGGCCGTTGGTTATTTTGATATTACCCCTGCAAATGCCACTACGGCTAACACCGGCGTGTCATCAACAGATATAGATAATGCATTTAACAATAAAGACAGTAAAATTCCGGAGGCCACTACCGAAAATAAGTTATATGAAATAGGTATAAAAACCAATACCTTCGAGGCGGGTACTGCTACCTTATCGGGCTATGTAAAGGAAGCAAAATCGGGCGAATCAATAGTTGGGGCCAGCATTTATGTAACCAATACCAAAACCGGCGTAGCTACAGATCAGTTTGGATATTTTACTATCAGGTTGCCTAAAGGCCGGCAAATTTTGAGCGTAAGAGGTATTGGCATGCGCGATACCCGCAGGCAAATTATGCTTTACTCGGATGGTAAGATCATCATTGAGATGCAGGAGCAGGTAACCAGCTTAAAAGAGGTGAAAATATCTGCCGAAAAAGTGGCCAATGTTCGCAACGTACAGCTGGGCGTAAATAAACTGGATATAAAAAGCATCAAACAGGTGCCTACCGTATTTGGCGAGGCCGATATATTGCGGGTTGTATTAACCCTGCCGGGTGTACAATCGGTAGGCGAAGCCACAACAGGTTTCAACGTACGCGGCGGCTCAGCCGATCAGAATCTTATTTTGATGAACGATGCCACTATTTATAACCCATCGCACTTTTTTGGCTTCTTCTCATCATTTAACCCCGACATAGTTAAGGATATTGAACTGTACAAAAGCAGCATCCCCGAAAGATTTGGCGGGCGTTTATCATCCGTTTTGGATGTTACCAACCGCGATGGTAATAAAAAGAAATTCACTGGCTCGGCAGGTATCGGTTTAATAACCAGCAGGCTTAATGTTGAAGGGCCTATCATCAAAGATAAAACCTCGTTTTCGTTTGGCGGCCGTACCACCTATTCAGATTGGCTGCTTAAATTACTGCCCGATGCCTATAAGCACAGCCAGGCCTCGTTTTACGATGTTAACCTCGATATCAGCCACCAGTTTGATGATAAAAACAGCTTGTATTTAACCACCTATCTTAGCAGGGATAAGTTTAAGCTTAACAGCGATACATCATACGGTTACAGTAATAAAAACATCAACCTGAAGTGGAAACATAATTTCAACAATAAACTATTCAGCGTTATAACAACCGGTATCGACAGGTATCAGTATGATATATCAAGCACAGTAAACCCGGTAAATGCCTATAAACTTAATTTTGATGTTAATCAAGGCAATTTTAAAGCCGATTTTACTTATTACCGAGATCGTAAAAACACCATCGATTTTGGGGTAAGTTCCATCTATTATAAATTACATCCGGGTAATTTTCAGCCAAACAGCGCTCAATCATTGGTGGCACCTGATGTTGTGGCAGCCCAAAAGGCGCTTGAAAGTGCTGTTTACTTAGGCGACAAGTTTGATGTTAATGAAGATTTTTCGATAAGCGGCGGTTTACGATATTCTATCTATAATTACCTCGGCCCTCAAACAGTTTACCGTTACGCGCCTAATCTGCCTAAAACAAGTTCAAATTTTTTAGATAGTACCAATTATGCCAGCGGTAAGTTTATCAAAACCTATTCGGGCCCCGAAATCAGGCTTTCGGCAAGGTACCAGTTGGGTGATAATCTTTCTATAAAGGGCGGTTACAATACATTGCGTCAGTACATTCACCTGTTATCAAACACCACGGCCATTGCGCCTACAGATGTTTGGCAACTAAGCGATCCCAATATCAAACCCCAGTACGGCGACCAGGTATCGCTTGGTTTGTACCGCAATCTTAAATCAAACACCATCGAAACATCGGTTGAAGTTTATTATAAACGGCTGCGCGATTACCTCGATTATAAAAGCGGTGCCAACCTGGTACTCAATCACCATATCGAAACCGATGTGATAGGCACCGAGGGCAAGGCTTATGGCGTTGAGCTGTTGATTAAAAAAACCACAGGTAAGGCTAATGGCTGGATAAGCTATACCTACTCGCGTACCTTTTTACGGCAAAACGACCCCAACGCCGGCGAACTTATTAATGGAGGTGCCTACTATCCGGCCAATTTTGATAAGCCTCACGATTTTAATTTTATTGGCAATTACAGGTTTTCGCACCGGTTCAGCGTATCATTAAATGTTACCTACAGTACCGGCCGACCAATAACCCTACCTATAGCTAAATACGAATATGGCGGCTCGGAACGGGTATTTTATTCGGACAGGAATGCATACCGGATTCCCGATTATTTCCGCTCAGATTTTTCAATGAATATCGAGGGCAATCATAAGGTGCACCAGTTAACGCATAATTCGTTCACTATCGGTGTATACAATTTAACAGGACGGCAAAACGCGTATTCAACGTATTTTACCGAGCAGGGTGGCGTAATTACGGGCTATAAACTGTCCATATTTGCCAAGCCAATCCCGTTTATCAATTACAATATCAGGTTTTAA
- a CDS encoding DUF4249 domain-containing protein, translating into MEKIKKYSFWGCLLIGTILSTCKKPYNPGVITAPNSYFVVEGMINNGNDSTIVKLSKTVNISSSVKTNGVDNCTVQVEAEGGSTILLTPQGNGYYVAPRLSLDASKKYRLHIVTGDNKEYASDYVEVKKTQPIDSIGFTVKNNTLQVYANTHDATNSTRYYRWAYEEAWRFHARYQSSYMVDQVIKGVVPRTVAEQNYYCFAGDKSTTIVLGSSAKLSQDVIFQQPITTIAATSEKIEMRYTILLKQYALTKEAYQFWENLKKNTEQLGSIFDAQPSQLTGNVHNLKDATEPVIGYISVTNIQTKRVFIDNTDIPREWTATYPYDCGPADSALFVNPKTKEDDVKNLIVNGTGVPILDITQARSIIGFTYSTIECTDCRIRGRVQAPSFWTEKK; encoded by the coding sequence ATGGAAAAGATAAAGAAATATAGTTTTTGGGGATGCCTGTTAATAGGCACAATACTCAGCACCTGTAAAAAACCTTACAATCCCGGCGTAATTACAGCGCCTAACAGCTATTTTGTGGTGGAGGGTATGATTAATAACGGCAACGACTCGACCATCGTTAAACTAAGCAAAACGGTAAATATATCAAGCAGCGTAAAAACCAACGGGGTTGATAACTGCACGGTACAGGTTGAAGCCGAAGGCGGATCAACCATTTTGCTTACCCCCCAGGGTAACGGATATTATGTTGCGCCACGCCTTAGTTTGGATGCATCAAAAAAATATCGCCTGCATATAGTTACCGGCGATAACAAAGAATATGCCTCGGATTATGTTGAGGTAAAGAAAACACAGCCAATTGATAGCATTGGTTTTACGGTAAAAAACAACACCCTGCAGGTTTATGCAAATACACATGATGCTACAAACAGCACAAGGTACTACCGTTGGGCTTATGAAGAAGCCTGGCGCTTCCACGCCCGGTACCAGTCATCGTATATGGTTGACCAGGTAATTAAGGGCGTGGTTCCCAGAACCGTGGCCGAGCAGAATTACTATTGCTTTGCCGGCGACAAATCAACTACAATAGTTTTGGGCTCTTCGGCCAAACTATCGCAGGATGTTATTTTTCAGCAACCGATAACAACTATCGCAGCCACTTCTGAAAAAATTGAAATGCGGTATACCATATTGTTAAAACAGTATGCACTTACCAAGGAAGCCTACCAGTTTTGGGAAAATTTAAAAAAAAACACCGAGCAGTTAGGCAGCATATTTGATGCCCAGCCCAGCCAGCTAACCGGCAACGTTCACAATTTGAAGGATGCTACCGAACCTGTTATTGGTTATATAAGTGTAACCAATATCCAAACCAAAAGGGTGTTTATTGATAATACCGATATACCAAGAGAATGGACTGCTACATATCCATACGATTGCGGCCCTGCCGATTCGGCTTTGTTTGTTAACCCTAAAACAAAGGAAGACGATGTAAAAAACCTCATTGTTAATGGCACAGGAGTTCCGATACTTGATATAACACAGGCGAGGAGTATTATAGGCTTCACCTACTCGACCATTGAGTGCACCGATTGCAGGATCAGGGGACGAGTGCAGGCACCATCATTTTGGACCGAAAAAAAATGA
- a CDS encoding DUF4998 domain-containing protein, whose amino-acid sequence MKKLIYILCCCFMLIAVYSCKKNHQTDFRNFLGDHEVVYTGSVGKVTIQPGNLEIGLKWAASSDPSITKYVIYYNNKADSSVVNISGKTDTIRAVIKNLAEYTYSFTIYSYDAKGNRSIPTEINNAKVYGPLYIGTLQNRSYNATRRKSFARELETLIGEGYLLSLSEQDMEPVLGALSATGRLWISEATIDGLIDQEEKAVFTYLRRMAGLLQLIATEQGKKDLQKFMKTLK is encoded by the coding sequence ATGAAAAAATTGATCTATATACTTTGCTGCTGCTTTATGCTGATAGCGGTTTACAGCTGCAAAAAAAATCACCAAACCGATTTCAGAAATTTTTTGGGCGATCATGAAGTTGTTTACACCGGCTCGGTTGGCAAGGTAACCATCCAACCCGGTAACCTGGAGATAGGGCTGAAATGGGCTGCCAGCAGCGACCCATCCATCACCAAATATGTAATTTACTATAACAACAAAGCCGATTCGAGCGTGGTAAACATCAGCGGGAAAACTGATACCATCAGGGCGGTTATTAAAAACCTGGCCGAGTATACTTATTCATTCACCATATACTCGTATGATGCTAAGGGCAACAGATCGATCCCTACCGAGATCAATAACGCCAAGGTTTATGGGCCGCTTTATATCGGCACTTTGCAAAACCGCAGTTATAACGCAACAAGGCGAAAATCATTTGCGCGGGAATTGGAAACACTGATCGGCGAAGGTTACCTGCTGTCTCTGTCTGAACAGGATATGGAACCGGTATTAGGCGCTTTATCCGCCACGGGCCGCCTGTGGATCAGTGAGGCGACTATCGACGGATTGATCGATCAGGAAGAAAAAGCCGTGTTTACCTACCTGCGCAGAATGGCTGGCCTGTTGCAGTTGATCGCTACAGAACAAGGCAAAAAGGATCTGCAGAAATTCATGAAAACCTTAAAATAA